aattgggtcattaaaattttctttataaattatttatgaattcacaacctttttgttaatttatcaaacacacaataaTGCTTAGGTGTTTAACCAATCCAAAAACCACCCTCAATCTCAACACAAGCAACCAACAAACAAATAATCCAAAAAAACACAATAAACAAGCTACAACACTTTTTGTTGATTCCAAACACTCAAAGCAGAGTTTTGTTATAGCTCTGTGgatatttgattcaagccctgttaaaaatgaaatttgtttgctttCTTTCAACTAAGATTTTCGTAAAcgattaacgtactccctttaaggtttccacaaagaTCAACGTCCTTTCTTAAGtcaaaagtcttctcaatctcgGTTTTGGCTTCCTGCACTTTGAATACACACAACACattttatatatgcagaaaataaagagaaaggttaaGAGTGAGGCCAAAATTTTTTACGAGGTCtgacttatccccaacctatgtcctcaccttaggccaataccacctaaggtttccactatattGCTCCTTTCCGGGCGTAACAAAGCATTACaagcctccttaagggtagagccccttctccaagcaataccccacgcttggtccaacgatccaaacaaacTTGAACtgtcaaaaactacaagaagaagatcaaatatgtgtgtacaaagaatgttctcagatagagctagttagtataatatgaaatcactaatatacttcaatcaaaatatcaaaagaatgaagaatgaagctcaagaattatatCACCGGTATTCTTCTCATGATTAGAGTCAATAACTCAACACTTTTGCTCAGAGAAGAAATCAGTAACTTAGAATAATTTCAGTCGATTAGCAGCAATTCAAtaggcaagaaagctttgagagcaagagagctttgagagatgtttttcaattcttggttaaattttgatttcataaaccatgtatttataggcttaataAGAGTCAAATTTGTGCTggccaagattacttggagtgtccctaggcttttagaaagtttggggcaaaagtaatttaaatttgaaatcaaaacattaaaaaaatatatatatggccgttattgaggttcagtcgcctgagccttcAACCCattgttttatttcttttgttgaaaatagggtcaggcgcctgaggctATACTACCTCTCCaaaattctttcaaaaaaatattcaggCGCTAGTACTTAATCTTCGATcgcctgaggaaattcttcaggcgcctgagcttTCACTTCAACTGCCTACACAGACAAAAAACCTGTTTTTTTGTTCAGTTTTTAAAACTTTTGactttcttgctttcttacatCTAAAATATACTTTTTcggggtttttaaaataaggtctctaagtccattttatcCCCAGATGATCTTCATCTCATCTAAAATGATATTTAGagttgaagtacttatatgaagcttcctaaaacttaaaatctcttttgatctttgaagtcttcatgaatcTCCTTTCTTTTTCCCTGAATTTGATCATTCTTTGAGCTATATTTGCTTTAACTATCTTGAGTCTCCTTGTGCTTCCACTTGATCACTTTGTAAATATAGTACGATTTTAAGCACTTGGTGATCTTTGGtcattctttcttgatctttttgaacttATCATTTTAgagttcctgaaatatcatcgtTTGAACACAAATTAGTTAaaccatcctttatttgttaccatcacaACAAGAtatgaaagccttgttaggccaacactctagtatttgtatttgggaTGGTGTATATATTGACTTCTGCTGTTTGATATACTTTTATTAAATGGACTGATCACCCGGTACCCTATTTCGAGGCGGGTCATGTTGATATGGTTTCAAAGATAAATGACAGATAATTGATAGAGAAATTTGATAGATGTGTGACAGAttatggtttaaaaaaaaaatggtagaaaaatcgaGTTGTCACACCTTCTCTAGCCAAATCGACCTTTCATCCACCAACACTCTTAGAATAGTGTGGCTACATTGATTCTCGACTGTAGCTACGCAACCGAGCATCcactggtccatcaaggttcttaaaacatataattgcaatttatgcaataaCACATTATAATAATCTCAtcattttctcaacatataaTTTGTAACCAAATCTCATCGTTATTCCCAATCAAACATGTAATAAATATAACcccataaaattcacaataaacatttaataaatataataacgtaaaaatttcaaacttactcaattatacaatgaaataaattaaactcatgccacacgatttatataataattataatttcataaatcaccggagaaaacatataataatatatttgggtatattttaataaaaatttgggTATAATCACctccacatatttaatttaacgcaaatatatattaatttaaaacaaacatttttttcaaatttaaatataaacatggaaataattaaattctCGAACTCAATTTAAATGAGACGTATTTTAAACTAAATTCTAATAAAATCTAACTCACTTACCTTAATCatagagtggtgcctatgacatCCAAACGACGAAATCTCTCCGGTTAAATCGTAGAAGAGCAGAGTTGGGACCTAAAAATGATGTCCGTTCTTCAATTCCGCTAAGAGGAGCAgagaaaattaagagagagagagagagagagagagagagagagagaggaaaggggGGGAGTGCTACTTTGACTCAATTTGAAATTTCAGATTGAATGATGAGGATGATTTCATCCTCATCtatcctttattattattattattattattattattattattattattattattattattatatcatttattactttatacatacatatccttatctgatatatatatatatatatatatattatattatttaattaatttattatattatattatttaattattttattttattttattcattattttattttattttatttttttaagattatttcactaatcttgtatatttatatattttcgcGATCATTACACAAGGGATATGAAGATTATTAAAGATTCACTTGAAGGTCAGAAGAATGTCAAAAGCTTCATCatatgaagacttaggaacttagattTATCGTGTGAAAGTCTTGTCTAAgtatttcaaatttcaatattgatgattgaagcgcctaggatatatcatggacttagagacttcttttatacatgaaaaatattttcttaaactccaaattaagttttccaagttatgagtttaagtttggaaccaaaagattgaaaaacaagtgttgctgaaaggtgaaacaactgatgatatttcatCAAGCAACTGAAGTGCTACTGACTTTGAAATTATGCAAACAGAACAGGCACTAATGACTAACCTACCTGGACCAGTCAattgaccccattctgactttcagaatgcactatttttttaaaaactcaggcaactgacccttcTAGTCCAATTGATTTATGAGTATGTTTAAACAATTAACAGcgctgatcttgtttccaaaaaTTGCATGATTCatttccaaattgagagaaaatttaagGGAAACTTTTCGAAACCCTACTACACTATTTAAACTTAATATTCTTGCATATTAGGGCAAGAAGAAAGAATGGCATGTCACACATTCTTTCAAAACTTTTTGGTTATACTGCTGAAATAATTTTCTAAAGAGGTTGTTGTATTCTTGTTGCAAACTCACGAAATTTTGATTTGATCTTTCAAAACTCACACTCTTTAATCAGAtttctggtgatatactttcgaacttcaacttctatattgatttatttgaagtATTGTGATTCTAACGTGCACTACTCTGCTTTATTAAGGAGCATTCTTTTGTACAAGCGATCTTACTTTGTTTGTATTAATTTTTATGATTTAGGGATTTTGAATTGTTACCTAACGAGAGgtgtgttctcgttagagaggcgaactccacctcgAATGGAGAGAGGtttacttcacctggtaacaaAGTGGTAAAGGAATCCTCATAATTTGTTGCTTGAGGTAAGGATGTAGGTTacggccaaaccttgtaaaaaatacggtgttcagtgtgttcttcccttaactctttaattTCTACAAGATATAAATTGTGTGCATGATtttataatctttgaaaaacttGCTAAATATTTGAGAAATTACTGGACATTGATattgttgaatattgaagaatCTGTTGAATGATTGGAAATTGATTTTTGGTTGAAACAAGAACACTTAAAGTTTGCTGATTGTATGTTGAATTAAAAATTCAGAATAGCATAagtctttgaatcttggaataaaTAAGCTGAGGTTAAAGGGTTGGTATTTAATCATACTATTGAAGTACATATGCTGAGATAAACCAACTTCCACTACTAAAATTGTTTTTGTAAAATTCATTGCCTCCACATGAAAATTAGATTCTAAAAAATTGCTTAATTGAATTCATTAAATATTGATTTTATATTGTAAATtcagattttatatttattttcatattcatatctaggactcTTGATTGGTATAGTAGGCTCGCTGCATAGATATATTATTTGTGTAAATCAATGAAGTTTTCTAATAAtcaagggttaaagtaaataggAATTCcgcaaataaatttaaataataccctcttgggaatacatcttaattttaataataataataataagaaaaagaaaaagaagaaaagtgaCAAATTAAAAGAGAAAATTATGTAATTAATCAAATGAATCATTTATAAAATGAAAGTGAACACCATGTCCATAAAAGGAATTCTAAAAGTAGTTGCTCCATTAATTCCTACATGTCCCCGCCCAGTAATTGGACCATTTAATTAGTTATTTTCTTGTCGTATAATATAAGGTACTAGTTCAAAGATTTTTCATTCTCAATGTTCTTTTTGCActaaaaaaaagatgaaaaaaaaaagaagataaaaaatgggaaagctatgggaccagataacatcccaattgaagtttggaaatgcttgggtgataacggaattatatggttaactaatttatttaatacaattgtaaaaactaagaaaatgtcagatgaattgaggaaaaacactttaatacctatatacaaaaataaatgagatattcaaaattgtaataactatcgtggaattaaacttatgagtcatacgatgaaattatgggaaagagtagttgaacaaagattaaggttagaaacgaagatctcagaaaatcaatttggttttatgtcagggaaatctaccacagaagctatttatcttttaagaagattaatggaaaagtttagggaaaagaagatggacttgcatatgatatttattgaccttgagaaagcatatgataggatacctagggaagttctatggtgggttttagaaaaaaatggtgtatgttgttggtataccgatgtcattaaggatatgtacgatggagtaatgactagtgtaaagactatagatggagaaactagagaatttccaattaccatagatGTACAttaaggatctactttgagtccttatctttttgcttcaatgatggaccaattgactaagagtattcaaaagaaggttccatggtgtatgttgtttgcagataatattgtattaattgacgaaactagggatggaatagaggctgagttagaattatggagagaagttttggaatctagaggctttaagataagtagaaataaaatagaatatatgaaatataattttagtaatgataggagaaatattggagacaaagttaaacttgatgatgaagaaataaataacacttgtagatttcgataccttggatctattatgcaagctgaaggagaaattgaagatgatgtaatgcatagagttaaagcaggttgggtaaaatggagaagtgcttcaagtgttctatgtgatcgtagaatacccttaaaattgaaagggaagttttataggacaactataagaccagttatgttatatggatcagaatgttgggcgacgaaaaaacataatatccaaaaagtaaaagttgccgagaagaggatgcttaaatggatgagtggtataacattgaaagataaattaaggaataaacatattcgtgataagttaaatgtaactcctatagaagataaaataagaaagggacgactcagatggtatggacacttgcaacgtaggccttatattgcacctatgaggaagagtgatttagttactgtgggggacagtagaagaggtaggggtagacttaaaataacttggaaggagatagtgagtaaggatttaatatttttgaatctatcaaaagaaatggtccatgatcacataaattgacggaaaaggattcatagagccgaccccacttagtgggattaagacttgattttgttattgttattgttgtaatGTAATTTTTTCTTCCATTAATTGTTCTCAATAAACATAtaactcttttttctttttcttttttcaaaaaagttTTTGGTTGGGGGAGTCAACGAATTTGCCCTTTTTTACGTCCTTTTTGCCCTTTTCACTCACAAAGTGAAATCAAGGatcaaatttattatttaatgcattaaaaataaatgttgaaTACCAATACTAATTTCAAGATCTCCAATTgcactacttttttttttttgggggggaaaTAATGCCAAGTATCCAAAATATAAGACCAAGGCACTTCTAATTTCAATAGCCATTGAACGTTAAACTACTAATTCAGAGATTTTGGGTAAGAAAGATGAAGTCGCTTGGGCACAGGATTGTATCATTAATATTTCTTATTCTGAACTTTTGCCAGGTTTATACGGCAGAAGAAATGAAGAACCAGCAACAAAAGAGGACATACATCATTCATATGGACAAGTCTCATATCCCAGCGAGTTTCAACGACCACCTCCTGTGGTATGAAACTTCTTTAAAATTGGTATCCGACTCCGCCAAGATGCTTTACACCTACAACAATGTGATTCATGGTTTTTCAACTCCACTAACAATCGAAGAAGCCAGGTTGCTAGAAGGGCGGCCTGGTGTTCTCTCCGTCCTACCCGAAGTGAAATACGAGCTCCAAACGACTCGAACACCAGACTTTCTGGGAATTAGGAAAGGTGGTGTTGATCAAACTTCACTCCCAAATTGCACCGCTACTAGTCAGATTATTATTGGAGTTTTAGATACAGGTGTGTGGGCTGAAAGCAGAAGTTTCTCAGACGAGGGTCTTGGCCAGGTGGGAAAAAAGTGGAAAGGTCAGTGTGAAACGGGTAACAACTTCAACTCATCAAGCTGTAACAGAAAACTGATTGGTGCAAGGTTCTTCTCAAAGGGGTATGAACAACAGGGACCAATAGATGaaacaaaagaatcaaagtcaccGACAGATGACCAAGGCCACGGAACCCATACTGCAACTACTGCAGCTGGATCATTTGTTCCCAAAGCCAATCTCTATGGCTACGCCCCGGGAATAGCACAAGGGATGGCTAGATGCGCCCGATTGGCCGCATACAAAGTGTGTTGGATAAATGGTTGTTCGAGCTCTGATATCCTAGCTGGAATGGATAAGGCTGTCGAAGACGGTGTTGATGTCATATCCATGTCCCTCAGTGGACAACCAGAGGAATACTATCGAGACAATCTAGCCATAGGAGCTTTCGGAGCAATGTCTCGAGGTGTCTTTGTATCAGCCGCAGCAGGAAACCGTGGACCCGACGACGGAAGTGCGATGAACACAGCACCATGGATCACCACAGTGGGTGCTGGAACCTTGGATCGCAACTTTCCGGTGGACGTGATCCTTGGGGACAAAAGAAACTTAACTGGAGTGTCGATTTGCAGTGGAATGGGCTTGTCAAACAAGTTTTATCCTCTTGTCTACGCAGTTAAAGTGAGTAGGAGTACGTTATTTGCTAATCAATGCGCGAATGGTACCTTGATTCATAGCCAAGTTAACGGAAAAATCGTGGTGTGCGATCGAGGTGGAGACGTGCCGAGAGTTGAGAAAGGCATTGCGGTAAAAAATGCAGGGGGCGTAGGGATGATTCTGGTGAACGAGCAACCTGGAGAAGATGCACTGGCCGACGCACACTTCGTGACCGCTGCTGCGGTGGATAAAGAAACTGGTGAGTTGATAATGAATTACATCAATTCAAGCACTAATCCAACCGCCACAATTGCTTGCAAAGGGACGCAGGTCGGCATTCAACCATCACCGATCTTAGCAGCATTCAGTTCCAGAGGTCCGAATTTACTCACGCAGAAAATACTCAAGCCCGACATGATAGCACCAGGCGTCGGAATACTAGCTGGGTGGACTAGTAAGATCGGACCTTCAGGACTACAATATGACGACAGGAGGGTAGAATTTAGCATCGCTTCAGGTACATCAATGTCTTGCCCGCATATAAGCGGGCTAGCAGCCCTCCTGAAGGCTGCACACCCACGCTGGAGCCCCGCGGCTATAAGGTCTGCCCTCATGACCACCGCCTACACCACGTATAAAAATGGGGAAACCATCAAAGACACTGCGACGGGAAAGTCAGCCACTCCGTTTGGTTTCGGCGCAGGACACGTGAACTTCATGTCAGCAATGGATCCTGGCCTCATCTACGATGCAGGAGTTGACGACTACCTAGACTTCCTGTGTGCCTCCAGATACGACTCGTTCGAGCTTCAACCATTTAATAATGCGCTAAATAGAAGCTTTACGTGCGATTGGAGTAAGAAGACGTACGAGGTAGGAAATCTTAATTACCCGTCTTTCGTGGTTCATTTATTTCCAGGTTTCGGCAAAGGCAGTGATAACAGTGGCGTTGTTAAGTACAGCAGGACCCTAACGAATGTTGGCTGTCCATCAACGTATAAGGTCTCAACGTCGGGGCTGACGGATTCGGTGAGTATCTCAGTTGAGCCTGGAACGCTGAGCTTCGCCCAGCCAAATCAGAGCAAGAATTATACAGTGACATTCAACTGCAGTGCGAAGCCTTACGGTACCACTGGGTTTGCGCGTCTAGAATGGACAGATGGGAAACATGTAGTTGGTAGTCCAATTGCTGTCATCTGGGAATGATCAATGAAATAGGGAAGAGAGAGTACTGGCCTCGAATGTTGTTCCTGCTTATGCAAAATGTTTCTAGTTGTCTAATCTTGggagagaaaataaagaaagcgtagagcttttgagaataaatattacaatatagaattgaaaattgaaatcGCGGCTTTGCTGATTTCATTTCAGAACGGAGTTTTTAGATTGCCAACTTAAGTCATAATGGTTCATAACTTCCTGCAAGACATTCCAATAGTTAAAAGCGTGTTAAAGGTTTATGATGGGAACTATTAGTCTTATATTCAACAATATCAAAGGGAGATGTATTTTTAATAAATGTATAACTTA
The sequence above is a segment of the Malania oleifera isolate guangnan ecotype guangnan chromosome 8, ASM2987363v1, whole genome shotgun sequence genome. Coding sequences within it:
- the LOC131162022 gene encoding subtilisin-like protease SBT1.7, yielding MKNQQQKRTYIIHMDKSHIPASFNDHLLWYETSLKLVSDSAKMLYTYNNVIHGFSTPLTIEEARLLEGRPGVLSVLPEVKYELQTTRTPDFLGIRKGGVDQTSLPNCTATSQIIIGVLDTGVWAESRSFSDEGLGQVGKKWKGQCETGNNFNSSSCNRKLIGARFFSKGYEQQGPIDETKESKSPTDDQGHGTHTATTAAGSFVPKANLYGYAPGIAQGMARCARLAAYKVCWINGCSSSDILAGMDKAVEDGVDVISMSLSGQPEEYYRDNLAIGAFGAMSRGVFVSAAAGNRGPDDGSAMNTAPWITTVGAGTLDRNFPVDVILGDKRNLTGVSICSGMGLSNKFYPLVYAVKVSRSTLFANQCANGTLIHSQVNGKIVVCDRGGDVPRVEKGIAVKNAGGVGMILVNEQPGEDALADAHFVTAAAVDKETGELIMNYINSSTNPTATIACKGTQVGIQPSPILAAFSSRGPNLLTQKILKPDMIAPGVGILAGWTSKIGPSGLQYDDRRVEFSIASGTSMSCPHISGLAALLKAAHPRWSPAAIRSALMTTAYTTYKNGETIKDTATGKSATPFGFGAGHVNFMSAMDPGLIYDAGVDDYLDFLCASRYDSFELQPFNNALNRSFTCDWSKKTYEVGNLNYPSFVVHLFPGFGKGSDNSGVVKYSRTLTNVGCPSTYKVSTSGLTDSVSISVEPGTLSFAQPNQSKNYTVTFNCSAKPYGTTGFARLEWTDGKHVVGSPIAVIWE